Sequence from the Exiguobacterium aurantiacum genome:
GATGACCGGCTCGTCTAACCCGTGTGGCAACTGTTTGACAAAACGATCGGCTCCGACCGCCGTCAGCGCGCGCCATACCCGGTCGTCCGAGATCGTCTCGTCTCCGAGCGTCACGTTCGTCCGAATCGAGCCTGTGAACAAGAACGGGTCTTGAAGCACGATGCCGAGATGGGCCCGGACGGCTTGGGTCGGTAGTTTCGTCACGTCCATACCGTCAATGTTGAGCGTTCCTTCTGACGGGTCATAGAAGCGCATGAGCAAGTTCATGATCGAACTCTTACCGCTGCCGGTATGTCCGACGAGCGCCACCGTCTCACCTGGTTCCGCGTGGATATCGATATGTTGCAGTACCGGTTTTCCGGCTTCATAGCTGAATGATACGTCCTCGAAGGAAACCTCACCTTTAAAGCGGGCGATACGTTCCGAGGATACGTCTTCCCCTTTCTCGTCGAGCAGTTGGAACATCCGGTCTGCCGAGACGAGAGCCTGTTGGAGCGGGGACAGTTGGTTCATGATTTGCGTGACCGGCTCAAAGATCCGTGACACATAATCGATATAGGCGTACAAAATCCCGAGCGTGAGCACGCTGCCCGTACCGAGCGTCTGCGCACCGACGACCCAAATGAGTAAGGCGAGCGCCATGTTACGGAAGAAGTTGACCAAGTTGTGTGACATGAGTGCATCCAATTTAAGTAGCTTCCGTCTTGTTTGAAAGTTGTCGCTATTTTTCTCGTTGAACTCGTCATAGACGAGGTCTTCTTTGACGTACGACTGAATGATCGGCATCGTCTGGATGCTCTCATTCAACTGCGCGTTCATGTCGGCGACGAGGGCACGGACACGGAAGTTGTTTCGCGTCGACAGCCGTTGGAACAACTTGATCCATACGATGACGACCGGGATGATGATGAGTGAGACGAAACCGAGGCGTGCGTCCAAGAAGAACATGGCGATCAAGACACCAATCATCATGACGACGCTTTGGAAGACACGTGCGAGCACGCCTAAATACAAGTCGCGAATCGTCTCGGTGTCATTCGTAACGCGGCTGACAATTTTCCCGATCGGGGTCTGGTCAAAGTAGCGGACCGGAATCGTCTGTAAGTGCCGCATGACATCGAGTCGCATCGTCTTGACAATCTTATGGGCCGAGCGCTGCAGGAGCATCTGTTGCCCCCAGTTCAAACCTGCCGCGATGAGAAGCAAGACAACGTACAAGGCAGATAACAAAAGCACGGCCCGAAGATCCGTCTCATAAAACTGGAACACATCGGTCGAGGAGAGCGGCACGATATTGTCGTACGTCGCTGATTCCTCGCTTCGTGTGATGGTGAGGACTCCGTTTTCGACTTCACGTACCCCACCGTTCATGACGGCATCTGGGACAAGATAATATCCGTCTGTCGTCTGAACGATCGAGACGGGGCGGACGACTGTCTCTCCGTCAAGCCGTGTTTCTTTTTCATAGGAGTTGCCGTCAAAGGCGACACTCCCGCCTGACTCGACTTGAACCCAGTCGCGCTCGATGGCGACGATATGGTCATCGATGATAATTTTGGCGATATATGGTCCCGCGAGTTCCGCGCCGACCGCTAAAAAGAGTAACATCAAGCCGAGGAAAATCGAGTGCTTCACTTGTTTGGCGTACCCAACGAGTGAGCGAATCGTCCGTTTCCTGCGGGCTGGATCCAATTCATATTGATCGATCATGAGAGATTCCCCCTTTCCCGGATTACTCCGACTCTCCTTGTCGAACGTATTGTTCATAATACCAACCGCGTCGTTCCATCAGTTGATCATGTGTGCCCCGCTCTGTGACGCGACCGTCTTGCAGCACAAGAATCTGGTCGGCATGGGCGACGGCGGATAGGCGGTGTGCGACGATGAACGTCGTCTGTTCGGCCCGGCTCGTCCGGACCGAATCGATGATGCGCGCTTCCGTCTTGGCATCGACCGCTGAAAGCGAATCGTCGAGCAAAAGGATCTCTGGGTCTTTCAAGAGCGCGCGAGCGATGGACAGCCGTTGTTTCTGACCGCCCGAGAGCATAACCCCTTGCTCCCCGACGACGGTGTCGAGACCGTTCTCCAAATGCTCGATATCGGTGTCGAACGCCGCGAGCCGAATCGCCGTCTCGAGGTCTTGTTCGGTCGCATCGTTTGAACCGAACAAGATGTTGTCACGGACCGTCTTCGAGAACAGCAGATGTTCTTGCGAGACGTAACCGCTCCAACCCCGAACGGTATCGAGTTTGATGTCGTGAATCGGGATTCCGTTGACGAGTAATGAGTCATCAATCGGATACTCTCGGAGCAATTGACGCAACAGCGTCGTCTTCCCGGCTCCGGTCGGTCCGACGATGCCGATCGTCTCGCCGCGCGACACGTGCAAGACGATGTCTTCAAGCGAGGCGCGGGTCGTTCCCGGGTATTGGAATGACAGTGATTTGAATGTGATTTTTTCCGGGGCGTCGACTTCGACCGTCCCGGTTGAGACGACGTCCGGTGGTTCGTTCATCGTCGCCTCGATGCGCTCAAGGCTCGCCGTTCCGCGTTGGACGACGTTGATCAGTTCGCCGAATGCGTACATCGGCCAAATGAGCATCCCCAGATAGATATTGAACGAGACGAGCTGTCCGAGCGTGATGTCATTCGTGAACACGAGATACGTGCCGAACGATAACCCGATCAAGTAACTGAGTCCGACGAGCAGTTTAATGACCGGTTCGAACAAGACGTCGATTTTCGCGACGTGCATGTTTTTCGCCATCACATCGTCGGTGATCGTATCGAACTTTTTCGTATCCGCCTCTTCTTGAACGAACGAGCGGACGACCCGAAGGCCTGAAATCGATTCGACGACTTGGTCGTTCATCACGCCGAACGAGTCCTGCGCCGCTGTGAAGCGGGCATGGATTTGGCGGCCGAGCTTATTCATCGACCAGGCGAGGAGCGGCATCGGCAAGAGCGCCGCGAGCGTCAACTTCCAATCGATGAACACCCCCATGATTGTGAGAGCAATCAACGTCATATTGAACGAATCGACGAGCGTCATGACGCCGAAACCGGCCGTCCGTTCAACCGCTTTCAAATCGTTCGTCGCGAGCGCCATCAAATCCCCGGTGCGATGCTGTTGATAAAAGCGCGGCGTCTGCCGGAGCAGGTGACCGAAGAAGCGGGCCCGTAATTTCTTCTCAAGCAGGAACGCCGTCCCGAAGAGACGAGCAATCCATAAATACGAGAGGACGTACGATAATACCATGATGCTGAGCAATGACCCGACGATCATGACGAGACGTTCCGTCGTCAAGCTCCCTTCGCGGATGGCGTCAATCGCCTGTCCGATGATCCATGGCGGCAGCATATCGACGACGCCGGTGATGATTAGCAGGATGATGGCGACGATATACGTCCGCTTCTGTCTTTTAATAAACCAATCCAATTGCTTAATCAGTTTCATGACTGATTCCCCCTTTCGTCCTTTCCGCGCACGCAAAAAAGCGCACGTCACCTGATTGTGCAACCAATCGGATGAAGTACGCTTCTGAGTCTTCAGTCTTTTGCATGGTCAGGGAAAGGACACTACCCCTATCCAGCTGCCAAATTACGCAGTCAAATACGAGTAGCCATATGATGTTGTGTGTGTGCGTTGTAGTGTTGGAATGTACTTCATCATGCTGGCTCCTCTCTGTTCATAGTTTGAAAATCTACTAAAACCTTAGCAGACTGTTCAGAAAATTGTCAATATTATTGTCGTAAATAATTTGTAACTTTTTTACAAGAAGAATGTGGCGAGCACCAAACCGACAAGTCCGGTTGCCGTCACGTAGTAAATCATCGGCATGAGCGTGTAGCGAATGATCGTTCCCTCTTTTCCAAGAAGACCTGCGACCGAGGCGACCGCGACGACGTTCATGACACAAATCATGTTACCGGCGTTCGCTCCTGCCATCTGCATCGATAACGCGAGCGTCTCGTTCAAACCGACGGACTCAGCGACATTCGTCGTCAAGCTCGAGAACATCATGTTCGAGAACGTGGCCGAACCGGATACGAAGGCGCCGAGCGCCCCAATCCACGGTGCGACGAGCGGCCAAACGCCGCCGAACGTATCGGCTGCGGCCGTTGCGAGTTCGACCGGCATCGAAGCCAGCCCAGCTCCGCCGTTTTCTGAATGAATGAAAATTCGGACCATCGGCACTGACGCGGCAAGCGTGATGGCCGTCCCGACCACACCAAGCGTCGTCGCTTTGAATACCGAGGTCACTTGTGACCAGCTCATGTTGTGGAGGAAGAATGTCACAATCATCGTCAAGATGAACATGAACCCTGGCGAGTAGAACGGTTCCCACGACGTCGAGATCCCTTCGACCCCGATAATGTCTGGCAAGTCGATACGGACGCTGCGTGTCAATTCGTTCAAGAATGGCACGGTTCGTGTCAACACGAGGAAGATCGTCAAAATCAAGTATGGTGCCCACGCCTTCCATTGCGGAAGTTCCCGTTTACCTTTACCAACAGACGGTTTCTCAATGGGTTGGTCGATTTCATCGGCATAGCCGTCGAACGTCCACACCCGTTTTGGCATGAGAATGCCTTTGCGTGCCATTGCGACAATGATTACGAGACCTGTCAACCCGCCGAGCATACCCCCGAATTCAAATCCGAGAATGAGCGTCCAAATGTAAGCCGGGATGCTGTAAGCAAGTGCCGCGATGATGGCGATCGGGAACACTTCGAGTGCCGGTTTAATCGATTTCTCTTTACTGAAAAATCGTGTCAGCATGAGGATTAAAATGAACGGGATGAATAAACCGACGAACATGTCGATGAGTACCGTCTGCAAGACGACCGTTGTCAAAAACTCGATTGCCTCCGGTTGGTTGACGTCAAGTGACAACCCGTTCCCAATCCCGATTAAGGCCGGTGTCCCGACCGCACCGAACGTGACGGCCGATACGTCAGCCGACAAGGCGATGACGACCGCCGCGATTGGCGGGAAGCCGAGCGCGATTAACAGCGGAGCCGCGACCGTGGCCGGTGTCCCGAAGCCGGAAGCACCCTCGATGAACGAGACGAACAACCAGCCGACGATGAGCACTTGAATCCGAGGATCCGGGGTGATGTTGACGAATCCAGAGCGGATGGCGTTCATTCCACCGCCCTCTTTCATCGTATTCATCATTCCAATCGCACCGTACACAATCCAGACCGTCGTGACGGCAATCACGAGTCCTTGTAATGTTGCTGCCGTGATTCGCGTCGCATCGAGTTGCCAAACGAAGAACGCAAGTCCTGCTGTCAATACGAGCGAGAGCGGCATCGCGACCGACGCCGGTAAACGCATAATGACCAATAATACGAGCACTGCCACAATCGGCATGAGTGCTGTAATCCATTCAAAAATCGTCAATGTAGACCCACCTTTTCAGATTTTTCCCCTACCGTAAATGAATCTCCCATTATGACTCTTGTTCAGCGAGTCGATCTAAAGCCCGGTCAATCACCTCATATGGAAAACCTTTGCGTCGAAGCTGCATCTTCATCCGCTGTTTTCGCTCATATGGGGCATATCCACTGAACTTCCGATTCAGTTTTTCTGCCTGTGTCAAACAAGCCGAAAGTTCAACGTCCTCATCCTCGTTCTCCCAAAACGTGAGAATCGCCTCTGAAATAATATCAAACGTAAATCCCCTTTGCATTAGGGTTTGTTGAATTCTTTGTTGCACTTCTGTGGCAGAACGGCGATTTGTTTCCATTTGTTTCCTATTTACAAACTTTCCGGCCTTTTCAAGCTGGTCTTCATGCGAAATTGCGCCGATGACTTCTTCAATGATGTCAGGGTCGATTCGGAGCTGGGTGAGTTCTCGTTTGATTTTGACCGGTCCGCTCGGACTCGTATTGAACTTCGTCTGAGTGTAGGCTTTGGCAAATTCAGCATCGTTCAAGTAGCGTTGTTCGATCAATCGCTCGATGACGCGTTTGATGGCTGCCTCATCTATCTCTTTCTTCACGAGGTAGTCACGTACCTCTGAAACGGCACGCATTCGGTACGATAAATAATTGACAGCCGCTTTATACGCTTTTTGTTCTTCTTCGGCTTGAAGAACGTCTCGGACGAAGTCGTCTTCAAGCTCCATCCCTTTCGTCAATTCATATTTGATGAAGACGTCAAGGTCGATGGCGAACGCAAACTCCTCACGTCCGTCCTTCTCGACGTATACGTTGAGCCGATCTTTATTTTTTTTCTGGGTCGTAAACTTGGCAATTTTCACGAAATCCCTCCATTTCCTACTTCTAACATATCACGTTCCCCTTTCGAGCAGGATTTTTGATAAGTTAGAAGAAAGGGTATTCACAATACGAACGGTCCGCTTTCTTTATGGAACTCATACCCGTTTTGAAATCGCTTCAATATACTGGAGGGAGACTTATGAAAATTGCAATCACCGGCGGAACCGGACTAATCGGTCGCCCGCTCGTCCGCGCGCTCGCCGAAGCTGGACATCAAGTCGTCGTATTGACGCGGCACCCACGCCCACGACAACGAGGAATCTCGTTCGTTGAATGGTTGACGCCTGACAGCCAGCCTGAGTCCGAATTGCAAGACGTCGACGCCTTCATCCATTTGGCCGGCGCTTCAATCAACGATGGACGCTGGACACATAAACAGAAACAAGCCATTCTTCAAAGCCGGATCGATGGGACGAAAGAAGTCGTCCGCATCATAAAAAATATGAAACGCAAGCCGAGCGTCGTCATCAGCGGATCCGCCATTGGAATCTATGGGGAAGATCGATCGATCACGTATTCGGAGGCGACCCCGCTCCCCGACCGGACCAATTTTTTAGGCAACGTCTGCGTATTGTGGGAAAAAGAGGCGGCACCCGTTCAAGACATGGGCATCCGTCTCGTCACGATGCGGACCGGTGTCGTCTTATCCAATGACGGCGGTGCCTTCCCGCTCATGAAACTGCCGTACACGCTCGGTGTCGGTGGACGACTCGGCTCTGGCAAGCAATGGGTACCATGGATTCATTTGGACGACCTCGTCCGCCTGTTCGTCCATATCCTTGAGACGAGTTCAATCGAGGGACCCGTCAACGGCACGGCACCGACGCCGGTGACGATGGACGAGTTCGGCAAAACGCTCGGTCGGTTGATGCATCGTCCCCATTGGGCACCCGCCCCGGCGCCGCTCCTCAAACTCGCACTCGGAGAAAAGAGCGTCATCGTCCTCGAAGGCGCGAAAGTCGTTCCGACGAAAGCACTCAACAATGGTTTCCGGTTCCGCTATGAAACGCTAGAACCCGCCTTGAAACAACTACTACATTTGACTTGAAAGGAGCCGGCACGTGAGTAATTTGTTAATTCGTAACGCCCATATTTATCCGATCACGGCACCACATTTTTACGGGGATCTGCGCGTCAAAAACGGCAAAATTGTCGAGATGGCGGACCTATTAGATCCGCATGATGGAGAAACGGTCATCGAGGCCGAGGGTAACTTTTTGTTCCCCGGCTTCATCGACGCCCACACTCACCTCGGGTTGTATGACGAAGGGACAGGCTCTGTCGGCAACGATGCGAACGAGACCGTCGAGGCGATGACGCCGCACGCCCGGGCCATCGATGGCGTCTATCCGCTCGATGAGGGCTTCCGTGAAGCGCTCATGGCCGGGGTGACAGCCGTCCAGGTCATGCCTGGCAGTATGAACGTCATCGGCGGCGTGACGAGTGTCATCAAAACCCATGGCCGCTTCATCGAGGACATGGTGCTCCGACGCTATGCCGGCCTGAAGCTCGCGCTCGGCGAGAACCCGAAACGCGTCCACAGCATGGGTAAATCCGGCGAATTGACCCGGATGGGCATCATGGGGTTATTGCGAGAAGCGTTCCGGACCGTCGACTCGACGAAGACGATCGGCACGTTCGGCAGCCAGATGATTCAACTGGCGCTCGATCGCAAGATGCCGATTCGCGTCCACGCCCACCGCGCCGACGATATTTTATCGGTCGTCCGCTTCGCACAAGAGTTCGACCTCGATTATCGGATCGAGCACTGTACGGAAGGACATCTCGTCGCCGAAAAGTTGCGCGAACTCAGTGTCAAACACGTCACCGTCGGCCCGACGTTCACGCGAAAGTCGAAAATCGAACTCCAGAACAAGACATGGGAGACGTATCGGATTCTACATGAGCACGATATGATTGTCTCGATCACGACGGACCATCCTTATACGCCGGTTCAATATTTGAACCTTTGCGCCGGACTTGCTGCCCGCGAAGGACTCCCGGTCGACGTCGCGCTCCGTGCCATCACGATTCATCCGGCCGAGTCGCTCGGTGTGGACGACCGCATCGGCTCGCTCGAAATCGGCAAAGATGCCGACCTCGTCTTGTGGAGCCACTTTCCGCTCGATTACATGTCTAAGCCGATCATGACGATCGTCAACGGTCACATCGTTTACTCGACGAGCCGTTCAAAAACCCATCATGAGATGTGAGTGACACCAGTCGTGAAAGCGCTCTTATTATTTTTTTATGAAGTTGCATTTTATTTACTTGCTTTTTCAAAAAAACTATATAAAATAATCTTGTAACTTCATAAAAGGGAGCAGCCAAGGCAAGTTCGAACAACGAAGCCAGAAGTATGCTTTCGTTACAACTATTCTTCAGCGGTCTGAAATAGGAGGAGGAATGTAAAGGTGCTCAAATTTCGTGAGCTTACCGACTGCGCGG
This genomic interval carries:
- a CDS encoding L-lactate permease, whose protein sequence is MTIFEWITALMPIVAVLVLLVIMRLPASVAMPLSLVLTAGLAFFVWQLDATRITAATLQGLVIAVTTVWIVYGAIGMMNTMKEGGGMNAIRSGFVNITPDPRIQVLIVGWLFVSFIEGASGFGTPATVAAPLLIALGFPPIAAVVIALSADVSAVTFGAVGTPALIGIGNGLSLDVNQPEAIEFLTTVVLQTVLIDMFVGLFIPFILILMLTRFFSKEKSIKPALEVFPIAIIAALAYSIPAYIWTLILGFEFGGMLGGLTGLVIIVAMARKGILMPKRVWTFDGYADEIDQPIEKPSVGKGKRELPQWKAWAPYLILTIFLVLTRTVPFLNELTRSVRIDLPDIIGVEGISTSWEPFYSPGFMFILTMIVTFFLHNMSWSQVTSVFKATTLGVVGTAITLAASVPMVRIFIHSENGGAGLASMPVELATAAADTFGGVWPLVAPWIGALGAFVSGSATFSNMMFSSLTTNVAESVGLNETLALSMQMAGANAGNMICVMNVVAVASVAGLLGKEGTIIRYTLMPMIYYVTATGLVGLVLATFFL
- the recX gene encoding recombination regulator RecX, which encodes MKIAKFTTQKKNKDRLNVYVEKDGREEFAFAIDLDVFIKYELTKGMELEDDFVRDVLQAEEEQKAYKAAVNYLSYRMRAVSEVRDYLVKKEIDEAAIKRVIERLIEQRYLNDAEFAKAYTQTKFNTSPSGPVKIKRELTQLRIDPDIIEEVIGAISHEDQLEKAGKFVNRKQMETNRRSATEVQQRIQQTLMQRGFTFDIISEAILTFWENEDEDVELSACLTQAEKLNRKFSGYAPYERKQRMKMQLRRKGFPYEVIDRALDRLAEQES
- a CDS encoding TIGR01777 family oxidoreductase, which encodes MKIAITGGTGLIGRPLVRALAEAGHQVVVLTRHPRPRQRGISFVEWLTPDSQPESELQDVDAFIHLAGASINDGRWTHKQKQAILQSRIDGTKEVVRIIKNMKRKPSVVISGSAIGIYGEDRSITYSEATPLPDRTNFLGNVCVLWEKEAAPVQDMGIRLVTMRTGVVLSNDGGAFPLMKLPYTLGVGGRLGSGKQWVPWIHLDDLVRLFVHILETSSIEGPVNGTAPTPVTMDEFGKTLGRLMHRPHWAPAPAPLLKLALGEKSVIVLEGAKVVPTKALNNGFRFRYETLEPALKQLLHLT
- a CDS encoding ABC transporter ATP-binding protein, with the translated sequence MIDQYELDPARRKRTIRSLVGYAKQVKHSIFLGLMLLFLAVGAELAGPYIAKIIIDDHIVAIERDWVQVESGGSVAFDGNSYEKETRLDGETVVRPVSIVQTTDGYYLVPDAVMNGGVREVENGVLTITRSEESATYDNIVPLSSTDVFQFYETDLRAVLLLSALYVVLLLIAAGLNWGQQMLLQRSAHKIVKTMRLDVMRHLQTIPVRYFDQTPIGKIVSRVTNDTETIRDLYLGVLARVFQSVVMMIGVLIAMFFLDARLGFVSLIIIPVVIVWIKLFQRLSTRNNFRVRALVADMNAQLNESIQTMPIIQSYVKEDLVYDEFNEKNSDNFQTRRKLLKLDALMSHNLVNFFRNMALALLIWVVGAQTLGTGSVLTLGILYAYIDYVSRIFEPVTQIMNQLSPLQQALVSADRMFQLLDEKGEDVSSERIARFKGEVSFEDVSFSYEAGKPVLQHIDIHAEPGETVALVGHTGSGKSSIMNLLMRFYDPSEGTLNIDGMDVTKLPTQAVRAHLGIVLQDPFLFTGSIRTNVTLGDETISDDRVWRALTAVGADRFVKQLPHGLDEPVIERGASLSSGERQLISFARALVFDPAILVLDEATASVDSETEALIQDALKTLTYGRTTFVIAHRLSTIREADQILVLDHGHIIERGTHQSLIAAGGVYARMHELQSKQQAIS
- a CDS encoding amidohydrolase, which encodes MSNLLIRNAHIYPITAPHFYGDLRVKNGKIVEMADLLDPHDGETVIEAEGNFLFPGFIDAHTHLGLYDEGTGSVGNDANETVEAMTPHARAIDGVYPLDEGFREALMAGVTAVQVMPGSMNVIGGVTSVIKTHGRFIEDMVLRRYAGLKLALGENPKRVHSMGKSGELTRMGIMGLLREAFRTVDSTKTIGTFGSQMIQLALDRKMPIRVHAHRADDILSVVRFAQEFDLDYRIEHCTEGHLVAEKLRELSVKHVTVGPTFTRKSKIELQNKTWETYRILHEHDMIVSITTDHPYTPVQYLNLCAGLAAREGLPVDVALRAITIHPAESLGVDDRIGSLEIGKDADLVLWSHFPLDYMSKPIMTIVNGHIVYSTSRSKTHHEM
- a CDS encoding ABC transporter ATP-binding protein, which gives rise to MKLIKQLDWFIKRQKRTYIVAIILLIITGVVDMLPPWIIGQAIDAIREGSLTTERLVMIVGSLLSIMVLSYVLSYLWIARLFGTAFLLEKKLRARFFGHLLRQTPRFYQQHRTGDLMALATNDLKAVERTAGFGVMTLVDSFNMTLIALTIMGVFIDWKLTLAALLPMPLLAWSMNKLGRQIHARFTAAQDSFGVMNDQVVESISGLRVVRSFVQEEADTKKFDTITDDVMAKNMHVAKIDVLFEPVIKLLVGLSYLIGLSFGTYLVFTNDITLGQLVSFNIYLGMLIWPMYAFGELINVVQRGTASLERIEATMNEPPDVVSTGTVEVDAPEKITFKSLSFQYPGTTRASLEDIVLHVSRGETIGIVGPTGAGKTTLLRQLLREYPIDDSLLVNGIPIHDIKLDTVRGWSGYVSQEHLLFSKTVRDNILFGSNDATEQDLETAIRLAAFDTDIEHLENGLDTVVGEQGVMLSGGQKQRLSIARALLKDPEILLLDDSLSAVDAKTEARIIDSVRTSRAEQTTFIVAHRLSAVAHADQILVLQDGRVTERGTHDQLMERRGWYYEQYVRQGESE